A window from Vicinamibacteria bacterium encodes these proteins:
- a CDS encoding glycogen/starch synthase — MSSLRIAYLSSEVAPFAKTGGLADVALGLPRALGKLGHDVRVFLPYYSGIEASGQAITSVDVGSFAVNLGGEPIGTSLFSVKLPDSGVTAYLVHCPRYYARPQIYTNDPDEPLRFLFFCRAVLESCQRLGFAPHVFHANDWQSALTPLLKKTLYAWDELFASARTLLTIHNLAYQGVFPSSVLGAIGLADSQPFDANDLRNGEVNFLKTGIVHADGLSTVSPTYASEIQGPEQGYGLDPFLRQRRDRLVGILNGVDYREWDPSRDSRIPFHYSSADLSGKTRNKEHLLRRFGLPYSPSVPLIGMVSRLFYQKGIELLYDALPTIFGSETVQLIVLGSGEAGYEAFFHGLERRFTDRVRFYRGFHDELAHQIEAAADMFLMPSRYEPCGLNQLYSLRYGTVPIVRRTGGLADSVRLFDSVTGEGTGIVFDHFTPDGVVWALRTAIRLYEDEPAWSRLVANAMAEDFSWDRLVERYVALYRELLID; from the coding sequence GTGAGCTCGCTCCGGATCGCCTACCTCTCGTCCGAAGTCGCGCCCTTCGCCAAGACCGGCGGGCTCGCCGACGTCGCCCTCGGGCTTCCGCGAGCACTGGGAAAGCTGGGGCACGATGTTCGCGTTTTCCTGCCGTATTACTCCGGCATCGAAGCCTCGGGGCAGGCAATCACGTCCGTCGACGTTGGCTCGTTCGCGGTGAATCTCGGTGGAGAGCCCATCGGGACCTCCCTCTTCTCGGTGAAGCTTCCCGACTCCGGGGTCACCGCTTACCTCGTCCACTGCCCGCGGTACTACGCCCGCCCGCAGATCTATACGAACGATCCCGACGAGCCCCTGCGTTTTCTTTTCTTTTGTCGCGCCGTTCTCGAGAGCTGCCAGCGGCTCGGCTTCGCTCCGCACGTTTTTCACGCGAACGACTGGCAGTCGGCGCTGACGCCGCTCCTGAAGAAGACGCTGTACGCGTGGGACGAGCTCTTCGCCTCGGCTCGGACGCTTTTGACCATTCACAATCTCGCCTACCAGGGCGTGTTCCCGTCATCGGTCCTGGGGGCGATCGGCCTCGCCGACTCCCAGCCGTTCGACGCAAACGATCTGCGCAACGGAGAGGTCAATTTCTTGAAGACGGGGATCGTGCACGCCGATGGTCTCTCGACGGTGAGCCCGACCTACGCGTCGGAGATCCAAGGCCCCGAGCAGGGCTACGGGCTGGATCCGTTCTTGAGGCAACGCCGCGATCGGCTCGTCGGTATCCTCAACGGTGTCGATTACCGGGAATGGGATCCAAGCCGGGACAGCCGAATTCCCTTCCATTACTCCTCGGCGGATCTTTCCGGCAAGACCCGGAACAAGGAACATCTCCTGCGGAGATTCGGTCTGCCTTACTCGCCGTCCGTTCCACTCATCGGCATGGTGAGTCGTCTGTTCTATCAGAAGGGCATCGAGCTCCTGTATGACGCGCTTCCCACGATTTTCGGCTCGGAAACGGTTCAGCTAATCGTCCTCGGATCGGGCGAGGCTGGCTATGAGGCTTTCTTCCACGGCCTCGAGCGGCGGTTCACCGACCGCGTCCGCTTCTACCGAGGGTTTCACGACGAGCTGGCGCATCAGATCGAAGCGGCCGCCGACATGTTCCTGATGCCGTCGCGCTACGAGCCTTGCGGATTGAATCAGTTGTACAGCCTGCGCTACGGCACCGTTCCCATCGTCCGGAGGACCGGAGGCCTGGCCGACAGCGTGCGCCTCTTCGACTCCGTGACCGGGGAGGGAACGGGTATCGTGTTCGATCATTTCACCCCCGACGGCGTCGTCTGGGCGCTTCGCACCGCGATCCGGCTCTACGAGGACGAGCCGGCGTGGAGCCGGCTCGTGGCCAACGCCATGGCCGAGGACTTCTCCTGGGATCGGCTGGTCGAACGCTATGTCGCCTTGTATCGGGAACTCCTGATAGATTAG
- a CDS encoding SDR family oxidoreductase: MEQTSGFADKVALVVGGASGMGNAVVRLLAREGCSTHVFDIKETADGSFQRCDVRDYGQVRRCVENVVDQEGRIDLLFVAAGVHLFANIEDTNIEELERVLSINLKGPFFVLKEVLPVMRKRQYGNVVLMGSDQVFIGKGSSTVYGMTKAALGQLTKSIAIDYAPYNVRVNCICPGTIDTPMLASTVERFHRTSGLPVEKIYEMLRTAQPIHRLGTPEEIGRAVLFLLSDDCPFMTGALVSTDGGYTCQ, from the coding sequence ATGGAACAGACGAGCGGATTCGCAGACAAGGTTGCTTTGGTTGTCGGCGGAGCATCCGGCATGGGCAATGCCGTCGTGCGGTTGCTAGCTCGAGAGGGGTGCAGCACGCACGTCTTCGATATCAAGGAAACGGCGGATGGTTCGTTCCAACGTTGTGATGTCCGAGATTACGGCCAGGTTCGCCGGTGCGTCGAGAACGTGGTGGATCAGGAAGGCAGGATCGATCTGCTGTTCGTCGCCGCCGGCGTTCATCTATTTGCCAACATAGAGGATACGAATATCGAGGAGCTCGAACGCGTTTTATCCATCAACTTGAAGGGTCCCTTTTTCGTCCTGAAAGAGGTCCTGCCGGTCATGAGAAAGCGGCAATACGGCAACGTTGTTCTCATGGGTTCGGATCAGGTGTTCATCGGCAAGGGGTCCAGCACGGTGTACGGCATGACCAAGGCGGCCCTGGGTCAGCTCACCAAGAGTATCGCCATCGACTATGCTCCCTACAACGTACGGGTGAACTGCATCTGCCCCGGTACCATTGACACTCCGATGCTGGCATCCACGGTCGAGCGTTTCCACCGGACGAGCGGCTTGCCCGTCGAGAAGATCTACGAAATGCTGCGCACGGCCCAACCGATCCATAGACTTGGAACGCCCGAGGAGATCGGCAGGGCCGTACTGTTCCTTTTGTCCGATGATTGTCCCTTCATGACCGGGGCGCTGGTCAGCACCGATGGCGGGTACACCTGTCAGTAA